The segment TTGGAAACAGGAATGATCTGTTTTGGCTGCATTTGTGACACATGGTGTGATTGAGCAGGCTGAATGATCTTgtattcagtcatttttgtctgttttatagaAACTTCATTTGTTCAGCGtaacttttaacttttcaaagTTTCTGCCTCACTGCGACAGTATAACTAATGAAATCTTATCTCTCACAGAGGAGCAGTTCAAAGTGGAGACCAGGACAGTTGCTGTCGATTTTGGGAAAACCGACATTTATCCCAAGATTGAAGCAGGACTGGACGGTCTGGAGATCGGGGTTCTAGGTAAGAGCTGATTGTTGCTTCTTTTCCTCCCTGATGATTGAACTTGTgcatattttcattgttttgttttctgtgaatcAACTGAACAAAGTAATTTCGTAATGAATTTTCCCACAgagggaaacaaataaatacaacctTTGTCAGGCAGCTTTAAAGAGCTTTTCTCCTTATGTGTGGAGATATTCAGTCTTTCACAAGAACAGTTTGGCCTTAATTGAACTGATGACAGGTTTTCTTAAGTTTTTACCTTACATTTAAAGCATCTTGCATTTTTGTGCAAACTGTGTTGCTCATGTTGTGAAAGTGCAAAATATTGTGGCTCTTTTAAGTCCTTCACACATTATGCTAACTTGATAAATCATTAATCAGGTAAATGCCCACATTTATATAACTTgatttcaaatcaaatttacCCATATGCATTTTGTGTTGGATATCTTAGTTTACAGACATGCAGAAGCTCTAAATGTTTGCCATGTGTAGAGGTTTGGGTTCCGTGGTTCACGTTGTGCCTTTTGAGCAGAGCATTTAAGGaactctttgttctttttttctgataccAGTTGTGCTCTACTGGTTGCAAGGTGTGGCTGAGTCTTTAGTAACTGCATATCTGTAGCTTGTTTGCTTTTGCTGCCACCTTCTGGTAAATTTTTAGGACAATTTAAGCTcatggtgtttttatttaaaaaaacaaaaaacaaaaaaaaaaactgaagtaattccccttttttttttttttcttttttttctttttttttttttttttttttttcttccacagttAACAATGTTGGTGTGTCTTATCCCTACCCGGAGTACTACCTCCACATTCCTGATCTGGAAAACGTGAGTGATCTGTATTTGTGGATGAAAATCCTCAAGTCCTCCTTGGCAGAGAGTGTAATTCTGAATGTGTAATAAAAAATCTGGTCTTCTTGGGTTTAGAATATCAGTGCAGTTCTGTTCATTCATCTGACTGTTGAtctgtgtgtttcagttcaTAACAAATATGATCAACGTCAACATGACCTCACTGTGCCAAGTAAGTTGGAGGGATTCTGCTCACTTTCTGCCAAAACTAGCCACCATTAGCACaatccaaatgtgttttttgaagCCAATCTACGGAAGTCATCTTCTCCTGTTTTGTGgtatctttctttttcctccttttctgttGTTCCTGCTGTGGTACCTGCAGTCTCCGTTGTTCCCAAAGCAACGGTGGACTACACCAACGCTGTCTGTACTCTCCACCCACACAActctttctctctgctgctttctgcttgtctctctctctttagcccttctacttttagctattttttccTGCCCTCTTGTTTCCATCAtcccttgttttcttttctttttcttgagtTGTTTATGAACTGTTGTTAATGTGATGTCTTTTTGTAGATGACCCGACTTGTGCTGCCCAGAATGGTTGGGAGGTGAGTTCAAATGACAGGCTTCCATGTTTTGCGACATGACTGCAGTCAAATATCAGTGTCATGAATGATGTGGCACAGAGCGAAACAAAAGAATCCTCTAATTAGAAAAtcatttgagtttatttttttaaaataagagcaTCTGGGGGAAATGCTGCTTCATAAAGCTGGCACTTCTCACTGTGAAGTGGGACAAGAAATCCTCATTGAGCTCGTTTCCATCGCTGCATCTCTTCTCCTTCTTTGTTCGCAATGCTGACAAGCTTTCAATTCACACAAAGTGCTCTTCCCTCCTGATTGGCTCCTCTTTTCCCATGTGATTCCCGCCAGCCAATAGCAGCAGAGGCACATTTGGTGCCGTGTGAGGCTGGAGCATCTTCACTACATCACTGCAGCAACAGGCTGCCATGGCAACGTACACGACCACTACCACACTGTGTTTAGTGTGTGTGCCACTCCAATACCACTTTTGTGTGAATTTGTcagtgtggtaaatgtttatagaCATAAAGTTCCCATTGGGTTAAAAGTTAGTCTGTGaatgtgaggggaaaaaataactaGAAAAAGTTGACTTGTggtttaaaacttattttatcttaacaaaattatttttaagtggttttttttttccccctttaggTCCAAAGGTGTTATCCTCAACATCTCGTCTGCCAGCGGCATGTACCCTGTCCCGCTGCTTACAGTTTACTCTGCAACCaaggtttgtgttttaatctgGGTTTGTGACCCCTCTAAATGACAAATCTTTCTAGAGACTGGTCttaatgaaaggcctagcattccttgactCATTGCATAGCGCCTGCCATCTACTGTGCCAGTATTTTAAACCAATATTGTGTGCAATTTGTTAGCGCTCACAAAATGTGTAGTTGATTacttccagctactaccatgtcaaacgTTTAGCTCTGTATTTGCAAAATTGACAGTTATTTCcatttgtttggggttttttttttttgtaagattgattagctgtggcagccatcttgaatcagttatagatgtacattcagtcattactttctgagagtttcattaaagttcatccagtggttcattagatatttttataaaagacaGACTAACAAATTAGCAATGAGCACAGACAGAGACAACCACATTATCGCCtacctttcatggtggtggcTAGTAATTTGTATTAtgacaacacattttattttctattcctTTTAACCCATTTCTTTCAACTAAACAGCAGTGCTAGCAGAGCGGCCTGTTAAGTTTGACcgtgttttgtccttttgtctGCAGGCCTTTATAGATTTCTTCTCTCGTGGCCTCCAGGAGGAGTACAGGCGTCAGGGCATCATTATCCAGGTGAGTTTAAAGATTAAATCTTCTTTCATCGTGAAAAGGACTTTTTAGGATGATGTTaaccctttgtttttttgtttttttttaagcttgtttacattttaaatgttgaaaccaAAGATTCCTAGGAGTAGCTGGCATTGAAGTTTTCTGTGTAGCATCATCCACAAACTgcatcttgtttattttttacagtattaTGTCAGTCtctcaaaataaatcaaagtgtttAAAGGTCTATTGCTGAGCTTTTTAACTTTATCCTTTTGAATGGATATAATCCACAAAATAACTTCAGTCTGAAAACTGAGACCACAATTTGAAGCATAGGCActtaatgtcattttaaataagcCCTGGCTGATCTGAATGTACATTCACTCATGTGCCACCTTGTGGTTAAAGTGTGTAGATGTTGTTTcaactttaatatattttcacCTTATGATAATGggcattaaaaaatacagcaaagatATTGGGTAaggtgcatttttttgttaaagctaatcacattttctttatgCAGAGCGTATTGCCCTTCTTTGTTGCCACCAAAATGACTCGTATCAGGAAGCCCACCCTGGATAAGCCCACCCCAGAGCGTTATGTGGCAGCTGAGCTCAACACCGTGGGTCTGCAGACTCAGACCAACGGCTACTTCCCTCACGCTGTCATGGTAAGAAAGGACTTTTATTCCCCCCACCCTCTgcacttaattttttttaatgacactggTAAAtgaactgcttttttttgtgggggCAATACACCTTTTTTTAATGGGATAGTTGAGCCACTTTGAAGTtggtctctgtttttaaaagagaaatgtgAACAAATGAGTATCTCACTTGTTTAGATGCTTTTTGAATggcctcaatttggagaaatgtcCAGCAGGGCTAACAGTCAAGACCACATTTGTAGACCTTTTACACTACCATCAGTATTTGATTACATGGATTTAAcactgaattttacagatatttccaAAGgtaaatggcagcagcagctaggtgtagcacttcctgtgcagacTGGGAACATTTGATGCaaaaaattcagatttctgctgaaataacaaCATGAGACGgtgatttaaaggtttataaaatggtgAAGTGCTGTGAAATGCTAAAGATCCGCATTGATTTAAGACGGCAGTGATCCACTTCAGTCTTagctgtgttcagactagccggCAGCTTGTCAGACCTGTTTCACTCAACTCCATTCTTCCAaaatttaaagagctatctacgacaAGTAAGgtaatttttcacttttttccgTTATTGATTGAAAATGGCTGAACTATCCTTAAGTTTAGCAAAGTTTAACATTCAGTTATGGTAGATATCCGTGATACAACCTGGCTGACTTCTAACCTTCTAATCTTTACAAAaagttttctaataaaatatgtcctttttttaaattataataataaaaataataatttaaaaaagctaacAAAAGTTGACatggtaggaaaaaaaagttgtcagtctcattatttttcagtttaataaaaaataaatgtcaagcAGAAAATCCCAGCGTTAAAGACAATTCTGGGTGGCAGAATATgttttccttaaaggaatagtctggtcattttttaagttATGTTCTGTTAAATTGGTATAGAAGTCTTTgttcaggctaggctaatggctaatcaAACTAGGGCCCATTCTTTACTGCTTttcaagcttataaaacaactcttaaaAGCCTTCCACTTTGAAAGAActctacattagctaatattaaacctctacactttagCATGACACCTTTTTGTTTAGCTTATCATTGCTTTCCTAATGGAACAACATAAGTGTTACTACATGAATATATGTGCTGAGGACAGACATGTGTATGCTGGTGGTGCTGAGCCACAAATGTATCTGTTCACCCGATCAACATGTCGAGTCAGCAAGTTTTCTCAgctgcccttttctccacactctgtgctGTATGAATGATGTCATGGCTAGGTACTAACTATATGATAGAACATCACTacagaaatgaccagactatctctttaagaTGGTGGGAGAATGTATTTGTAAAAGTTCACAGATCTTGTCTTTGTTAGAGCAGTTTGATCTGGCACCCGAATGAAACGCATACTTATGACATGAGAATCCTGCTGTGCCCAGTGAAGGCATGTCTCTAAATTTAATCTTTCcatcacaaaaatgtttgttgtaaaTTCCCTGCATGTATTTATCTGGACTGTTTCCTTGATCGCAGGGCTGGGTGACCACCAGGCTGGTACCAAGCAGCATTGTTATCTTCCTGGGAGCCAGAATGAACCGCCTGCAGCGCACGGGTTATCTCAACAGGAGGAAGATGCGACAGCAGAAGAACGGCTCGAGCCTGAAGAGTGAATAGGAAGACGACGCAGGCAGCTGCTCCTTTTCGATCCCTTTCGATATTTAAGGAAGTAATGATCAGTCCTCCAAAGCTGCCTGAGATTTAACCAATTTGTGCCTTTCAGTCGAAACGCACATCTGAACCCGTGTGACCTTGAGTTTTGAAACTGCAACCCTCTGCCCTGAGTTTTGCCTGGGGAGAAACAGCCAAAGAAGTCAGAgtgaaaggattaaaaaaactgttgctcTCGGCAAAgatcttaatgtgtttttgtcactcATGATGGGAATAATAAAGCCAAACAAGTGATGTGTTCCCCCTGCTGTTGTAAGCAGTGGGAAATGGTGATGggtatcttttttttatatatattgttatttattatatatttgtataaaaatgtgTGCCAAACCCAGAACTTTAAAACTAGATAAGAACTTAATTATGTTAGATCTTTAAAATGGCAGAATCTGCTTCTTTTAATATCCCAGTTTGTCTGCTTCACTGAGCTTTCaccttcttttattttcctaatattgcatgtttgctgtttaaaatgtcactttgtGGTGGGGTTACCTTATCACTCATTCTAAGACGAAGTTTATTCTAACTCTACTGTGCCTTTTTCTGAACAACAAAGTTGGATTCAGTGACGGGGAGTTTGGTGGTTGTATTTCTTGTGACAGGTTTTTATCCACTGTCCATGTGAACTAGTTTCTTCCTCTTACTCACAATGTTTTCTTCTATTTATAATTTTAGCATCAAACTTGTAATAATATAACATCACTAGCAATGCTTCCGTTGGAAGAATAGTTCACATATCAccaaatatttactgtattttttttttaaggtaacttttttttgtagtttatttcaATACAGTACCCCATATGATGTGGTCTGACTTAACAGtcttgtgaatgttttgttttttctagtcTTTTTATCAatgcttgaaaataaaatgtaaaatgcttTGCATTTATTCTGATAACTTCTATTGTTAATAAAAGCTTTGGCAGAAAAGCTGTGCGCTGCTTTGTGTGTAAAGAACTCATCAAAATTCTGGTAAACTGTAGTCAGGCCTTCTTTAATCTTTTGGTTCTCATATGCACATTTATAAAAGGTACGACTGCTGACATAAACTTGTAGATCAGTGAGCTCTTCAGTACATTTTGGCTTGTGGAGAGGTTTGGGACACATCTGTCAACACTGTGATGACAATCTTTCATGTTCTAAAACAAATATGCCACATCTATCTATCggtctatctgtctatctgtgtATTCAGGGTTCTGCAGTAAATGTAGTTGTCATCAGAGAGGTTCATCGTAAAGTCAACTATTTCCTTTTTAGTTGAGTTGATATCAAGACAACACATTTGACAGAATATGGCCATCATCATGCAGACAAGTGGATTTTAATGCACAGCAAACAAGttagaaacaaatcaaagactGTAGAGTTTGTGGaagggaataaataaataaaaatgatgttcTTTTGCATgccaaaaaatattaaagtttgaCCAGCCCATTACAACCAAACCTGATCTTCTGCAGGTTCATTGTCTGCTGTAGTCTTCTAAAGTTGCTTTTTGGTgagaaaagaaagtcaaattgttaaataaaaaaaaaatatttccaaagtGAATACAGCTTTTAGATGTTCATAAAttgcaaaagacaaaaaaacaaaaaaaactaaaaaatactgTACTTTATTTAGAACACAAATTGTACAATGTCAAATATGAAACATATTTATATACAGCACACACATAGAACTGAAGAAATCATGAattatctatttaaaaaaaatgttttccaaagtcTTTGGGTCATGAAACATTGGGTAATGGTCACCAGGCGATCtccagaaaataaactaaatgtaaaaagattACTAATGGAATATTTTTGCCTTAATTTCAAATAAGAAATGgaacaattattaaaaatagTATCATAGTAAATGTTGTTTGTAATGTCATTATACACTTGTTATTAGTATTATTAGCAAAGTTTGCAAACATACTGGTAATATTTAGAGTCTCTGTAAGTGTTAGTTTGTGGGTTGGAAGCTAAAAGATCTGGGAAGCACTGAGCTAAATAATGAATCATTAACATATTTGgctcaaaacacaaacaaacaaaataataataataataataataagacaaCCGGAACTATCGTTCTACATCTGAGTTTGCGGTAGAGCATGTTTTTATGTGACACGCTGTAGCCATGGCTGTCAACCACCGAGCTGTTTAGATTACAGTACAATTATCCACTTTTTTGTGGGGCTTTGCTTCAACCTTCGTAAGTTTTGTaaattgtgtttcttttttttaattgttgttgttgtttgtttgttttcagctgtattttctaCGTATAAAGTCGATATTTTAGCCCAATTAACTTTTTTAGCCTCACTTCACATTTACCATAGCCAAGGATTTTTAGTTTGGAAAGCCTTTTACCTCAAAGCTTTAGGAATTACACAGGTACGTAATTTGTAAATATATTGTAATGTTCACAACgcgttttatttttgaaactgtAGAAGTTAAAAATAAGAGACGAACTGAATTCATATGTTGatcgtttttttaaaatgtaaaaactcacaACCTGAATAACTCTAAGAGTAACACATCACAATAATTGAATGCAATAAATCATTAGGACcaaaaactgtgtttgtgaaaatgtcacattatttaaaaacagcttgcACCGTTATTTGTAGAAATCTCATAATCTGGGTCACTGAGCCAGTAATTGTTGATTTAGGCTGTGTCATGGGAGATATTCAAAACagagacatgtttgtttttggattagtttgtcagtgtttgtttctgaccaGCAGGTTTGATGTGATGTCCGATAAACGCCAGCGTGCGAGAGTGCAGGGGTCCTGGGCCAAACAACCACCAAAGCAATCCGGCCaaacaggtcttttttttttcctgtggtgaAACCTGCAACATTTTTGTTGAATGAGTGATTTTAATCCATTCATTGTTTGGAAGTAGATATTGCAATTCTGTTTTCCCTGGTTTAACTCCTAATTGATGTGGAAATCaatctgaagtgtgtgtgtgtgtatgtgtgtgggcaGGGGGGTcttggaaaggttatgaacaattaatattttagctGTTGTAGATAGTGCTTTGAAATAATtaagtttagagaaataaagtttaattctgaccagttAGGCTCCACCTGTTGAGATGCATGTTGCTGATTTCCTGCCCACTCGTTGTCTAGAACTTTATAGATCCAAGCTGATTTAAAGCCTCATCTTCTCAGGATAACAGGCTCTGGTCTATGATAATGTGTCATGATAATTCATATTATTAAGGAATATTATCTTTTTGCTATGCTGTCTCTACACATTTACTGTCTAAATCTTCTCTTCTTTCAGAAGATGTCTTTTCTCTTTGACCACAGCTCCTTGTTAACTTACTGTGTTCAAATTTTCCTCTCCTTTACAATTTCATCCCATATATAGCAAGTGATTAAATAAGGAGTCAAACAAGTAGGCAACTCTAACCAATTTGAATGTAGCCCCAAACTCATGTTGTGTAGCTACCTGGAGTCCATTCCCTGTTCacaagctaatggctggtcCAAGCGGGCCAAGATCTAAGTGGATTGctttcatcttaaaacaactccagctcGCTGCTGTTGTTGCAGTTTGCAGTtgaaaataaccacagaaatCAGTGTAAACAACCGTGTAGTGTGAAATTAATGGTATGGTAAAGGTTTTTAagtgcagctagctgtagcacttccaacAAGAACATCATCATGTTTCTGACAGAATtactgtaaaaagtaaaaactgatgGCAGCgggaagctgttttaagatagcagtaatctactttggtcttggttttgctcaaactagccattagtttGAAGAAActaagtttaattctgactagactgatgagctgaggtcatttaaagaacCACAGTACTTacacctttccacagaacttgaCTTCAAAGGATCTGACGTATAGAACCAAGTCCTGTAATTCTGGACGATATGAAtgaattgttgtatttttttatttttgtttttttcaaacaggaGGAGTCTTGAACAATCAACCCAAGAATGTTAACACAGCCTCAGGTTCCTGGGGTTTTGGCAACCAGAAAGCCTCCACAAATTTTGAGTTTCACCAGCCCACAAAAGTAAACTGTGGACCATTACATTAtatgtgtattttaaaaattaaacaaaataaattagatcATGCTGTTAACTCTGtctcattattttctgttttctttatggcAGCCGGTTAGAGATGTTCCACCTGAAAGGGTTATAGAGTAAGTTACACAACAATGTTTTCACAGGCCAGCTCttgaattaatgtttttgtgcttttaatgtgttttctgttttctttgctaCCCAAAAGTTAACAAATGTCCATGATTTTACTCAGGCAGGCAGGTGATTATGAGATCAGTCATGAGCCGTCTGGGATATCTCGGTGAGTACAGTTTAGTTAAGaggaaataatattaaatatatgtttttataatcATGAATAAATTATGGTaattctgattaaataaaaagaggagaaTGAACAGTGATCTTGTGATTACTAAAGTAGTGTAGCACCAAACCATCATGTTTATTGAAGATAAATCAAAGTTGTAGTTGAGTTTTAACTCCAGTAGGGGGCAGCAATCACTCAAGAAATAATTGAAACATCTACTGTACTCCTATGTTCACTTCATCATTGTTTGG is part of the Kryptolebias marmoratus isolate JLee-2015 linkage group LG11, ASM164957v2, whole genome shotgun sequence genome and harbors:
- the hsd17b12a gene encoding very-long-chain 3-oxoacyl-CoA reductase-A is translated as MNMEEVIRRAETPLLWVGAFTVASLTLWLLYRLLTGFRIWILGNGQLLSPKLGKWAVVTGATDGIGKSYAEELARRGFAMMLISRSQDKLNDVARSLEEQFKVETRTVAVDFGKTDIYPKIEAGLDGLEIGVLVNNVGVSYPYPEYYLHIPDLENFITNMINVNMTSLCQMTRLVLPRMVGRSKGVILNISSASGMYPVPLLTVYSATKAFIDFFSRGLQEEYRRQGIIIQSVLPFFVATKMTRIRKPTLDKPTPERYVAAELNTVGLQTQTNGYFPHAVMGWVTTRLVPSSIVIFLGARMNRLQRTGYLNRRKMRQQKNGSSLKSE